From the genome of Parasteatoda tepidariorum isolate YZ-2023 chromosome X1, CAS_Ptep_4.0, whole genome shotgun sequence, one region includes:
- the LOC107446667 gene encoding uncharacterized protein isoform X3: protein MTKDEDLTKLFSKFGNVKSAKIIVDKGGISKRFGFVTFETEDEAQKILNEVEFVNLKDLKLNIAPAVKKEKICSGRRSVDSVSSTSMVWPAHSASTGFSRDSLYYPQTSWPLMWPHQFYLQQQCHLQSPMQAQSGFPQYVCSIAPTGYPFQAMGTVSGTDYSETSADNNENTKNRTKTSSADYDRHHSAHAKQNQARTTSPQRLGTSSLETPPNVSHSTPVHHMHHPVLAKTVNGVTVMAYPSYMMCSPTLVHVEDGATDSDSDVTELGFLHSPFTSGTLTPPATPLVSLSCEFNANTSIESLRKN, encoded by the exons ACTAAGGATGAGGATCTGactaaactattttcaaaatttggaaaCGTTAAGTCTGCGAAAATCATTGTCGACAAGGGTGGTATATCAAAAAG atttggaTTTGTTACATTTGAAACTGAAGATGAAGCGCAGAAAATCCTAAATGAG GTAGAATTCGTTAACCTGAAAGATCTGAAATTGAACATAGCTCCGGCTGTGAAGAAAGAG AAGATCTGCTCAGGTCGAAGATCTGTGG atTCTGTGTCTAGTACTTCGATGGTATGGCCTGCACATTCTGCTTCGACTGGATTTTCTAGGGATTCACTTTACTATCCTCAG acTTCTTGGCCTCTAATGTGGCCTCATCAGTTCTACCTACAACAACAGTGCCATCTTCAATct ccCATGCAGGCACAGTCTGGCTTTCCGCAATATGTTTGTTCCATTGCACCGACTGGATATCCATTTCAAGCAATGGGGACAGTCTCTGGCACAGATTACTCTGAAACTTCAGCTGACAacaatgaa AACACAAAAAATCGCACTAAGACTTCCAGTGCAGATTATGATCGCCATCATTCAGCTCATGCTAAGCAGAATCAAGCTAGAACAACAAGCCCTCAACGTTTAGGTACCTCTTCTCTCGAAACTCCACCAAATGTTTCTCATTCCACACCAGTTCATCACATGCACCACCCAGTCTTGGCCAAAACCGTTAATGGTGTCACAGTTATGGCTTATCCTAGCTACATGATGTGCAGTCCAACTTTGGTCCATGTTGAAGATGGTGCTACTGATTCTGACAGCGATGTGACAGAGCTTGGATTTTTGCATTCACCATTCACTTCTGGAACTCTTACACCACCTGCAACACCCCTAGTATCACTGTCTTGTGAATTTAATGCCAATACTAGCATTGAATCTCTTcgcaaaaattaa
- the LOC107446667 gene encoding deleted in azoospermia-like isoform X1, with product MASARDFDWIDGAPKSGTVVPNRIFVGGLSENTKDEDLTKLFSKFGNVKSAKIIVDKGGISKRFGFVTFETEDEAQKILNEVEFVNLKDLKLNIAPAVKKEKICSGRRSVDSVSSTSMVWPAHSASTGFSRDSLYYPQTSWPLMWPHQFYLQQQCHLQSPMQAQSGFPQYVCSIAPTGYPFQAMGTVSGTDYSETSADNNENTKNRTKTSSADYDRHHSAHAKQNQARTTSPQRLGTSSLETPPNVSHSTPVHHMHHPVLAKTVNGVTVMAYPSYMMCSPTLVHVEDGATDSDSDVTELGFLHSPFTSGTLTPPATPLVSLSCEFNANTSIESLRKN from the exons GCATCAGCACGTGATTTTGACTGGATAGATGGCGCGCCAAAATCGGGTACTGTTGTGCCCAACAGAATATTCGTCGGTGGCCTTTCTGAAAAT ACTAAGGATGAGGATCTGactaaactattttcaaaatttggaaaCGTTAAGTCTGCGAAAATCATTGTCGACAAGGGTGGTATATCAAAAAG atttggaTTTGTTACATTTGAAACTGAAGATGAAGCGCAGAAAATCCTAAATGAG GTAGAATTCGTTAACCTGAAAGATCTGAAATTGAACATAGCTCCGGCTGTGAAGAAAGAG AAGATCTGCTCAGGTCGAAGATCTGTGG atTCTGTGTCTAGTACTTCGATGGTATGGCCTGCACATTCTGCTTCGACTGGATTTTCTAGGGATTCACTTTACTATCCTCAG acTTCTTGGCCTCTAATGTGGCCTCATCAGTTCTACCTACAACAACAGTGCCATCTTCAATct ccCATGCAGGCACAGTCTGGCTTTCCGCAATATGTTTGTTCCATTGCACCGACTGGATATCCATTTCAAGCAATGGGGACAGTCTCTGGCACAGATTACTCTGAAACTTCAGCTGACAacaatgaa AACACAAAAAATCGCACTAAGACTTCCAGTGCAGATTATGATCGCCATCATTCAGCTCATGCTAAGCAGAATCAAGCTAGAACAACAAGCCCTCAACGTTTAGGTACCTCTTCTCTCGAAACTCCACCAAATGTTTCTCATTCCACACCAGTTCATCACATGCACCACCCAGTCTTGGCCAAAACCGTTAATGGTGTCACAGTTATGGCTTATCCTAGCTACATGATGTGCAGTCCAACTTTGGTCCATGTTGAAGATGGTGCTACTGATTCTGACAGCGATGTGACAGAGCTTGGATTTTTGCATTCACCATTCACTTCTGGAACTCTTACACCACCTGCAACACCCCTAGTATCACTGTCTTGTGAATTTAATGCCAATACTAGCATTGAATCTCTTcgcaaaaattaa
- the LOC107446667 gene encoding uncharacterized protein isoform X4 yields MTKDEDLTKLFSKFGNVKSAKIIVDKGGISKRFGFVTFETEDEAQKILNEVEFVNLKDLKLNIAPAVKKEICSGRRSVDSVSSTSMVWPAHSASTGFSRDSLYYPQTSWPLMWPHQFYLQQQCHLQSPMQAQSGFPQYVCSIAPTGYPFQAMGTVSGTDYSETSADNNENTKNRTKTSSADYDRHHSAHAKQNQARTTSPQRLGTSSLETPPNVSHSTPVHHMHHPVLAKTVNGVTVMAYPSYMMCSPTLVHVEDGATDSDSDVTELGFLHSPFTSGTLTPPATPLVSLSCEFNANTSIESLRKN; encoded by the exons ACTAAGGATGAGGATCTGactaaactattttcaaaatttggaaaCGTTAAGTCTGCGAAAATCATTGTCGACAAGGGTGGTATATCAAAAAG atttggaTTTGTTACATTTGAAACTGAAGATGAAGCGCAGAAAATCCTAAATGAG GTAGAATTCGTTAACCTGAAAGATCTGAAATTGAACATAGCTCCGGCTGTGAAGAAAGAG ATCTGCTCAGGTCGAAGATCTGTGG atTCTGTGTCTAGTACTTCGATGGTATGGCCTGCACATTCTGCTTCGACTGGATTTTCTAGGGATTCACTTTACTATCCTCAG acTTCTTGGCCTCTAATGTGGCCTCATCAGTTCTACCTACAACAACAGTGCCATCTTCAATct ccCATGCAGGCACAGTCTGGCTTTCCGCAATATGTTTGTTCCATTGCACCGACTGGATATCCATTTCAAGCAATGGGGACAGTCTCTGGCACAGATTACTCTGAAACTTCAGCTGACAacaatgaa AACACAAAAAATCGCACTAAGACTTCCAGTGCAGATTATGATCGCCATCATTCAGCTCATGCTAAGCAGAATCAAGCTAGAACAACAAGCCCTCAACGTTTAGGTACCTCTTCTCTCGAAACTCCACCAAATGTTTCTCATTCCACACCAGTTCATCACATGCACCACCCAGTCTTGGCCAAAACCGTTAATGGTGTCACAGTTATGGCTTATCCTAGCTACATGATGTGCAGTCCAACTTTGGTCCATGTTGAAGATGGTGCTACTGATTCTGACAGCGATGTGACAGAGCTTGGATTTTTGCATTCACCATTCACTTCTGGAACTCTTACACCACCTGCAACACCCCTAGTATCACTGTCTTGTGAATTTAATGCCAATACTAGCATTGAATCTCTTcgcaaaaattaa
- the LOC107446667 gene encoding uncharacterized protein isoform X2, giving the protein MASARDFDWIDGAPKSGTVVPNRIFVGGLSENTKDEDLTKLFSKFGNVKSAKIIVDKGGISKRFGFVTFETEDEAQKILNEVEFVNLKDLKLNIAPAVKKEICSGRRSVDSVSSTSMVWPAHSASTGFSRDSLYYPQTSWPLMWPHQFYLQQQCHLQSPMQAQSGFPQYVCSIAPTGYPFQAMGTVSGTDYSETSADNNENTKNRTKTSSADYDRHHSAHAKQNQARTTSPQRLGTSSLETPPNVSHSTPVHHMHHPVLAKTVNGVTVMAYPSYMMCSPTLVHVEDGATDSDSDVTELGFLHSPFTSGTLTPPATPLVSLSCEFNANTSIESLRKN; this is encoded by the exons GCATCAGCACGTGATTTTGACTGGATAGATGGCGCGCCAAAATCGGGTACTGTTGTGCCCAACAGAATATTCGTCGGTGGCCTTTCTGAAAAT ACTAAGGATGAGGATCTGactaaactattttcaaaatttggaaaCGTTAAGTCTGCGAAAATCATTGTCGACAAGGGTGGTATATCAAAAAG atttggaTTTGTTACATTTGAAACTGAAGATGAAGCGCAGAAAATCCTAAATGAG GTAGAATTCGTTAACCTGAAAGATCTGAAATTGAACATAGCTCCGGCTGTGAAGAAAGAG ATCTGCTCAGGTCGAAGATCTGTGG atTCTGTGTCTAGTACTTCGATGGTATGGCCTGCACATTCTGCTTCGACTGGATTTTCTAGGGATTCACTTTACTATCCTCAG acTTCTTGGCCTCTAATGTGGCCTCATCAGTTCTACCTACAACAACAGTGCCATCTTCAATct ccCATGCAGGCACAGTCTGGCTTTCCGCAATATGTTTGTTCCATTGCACCGACTGGATATCCATTTCAAGCAATGGGGACAGTCTCTGGCACAGATTACTCTGAAACTTCAGCTGACAacaatgaa AACACAAAAAATCGCACTAAGACTTCCAGTGCAGATTATGATCGCCATCATTCAGCTCATGCTAAGCAGAATCAAGCTAGAACAACAAGCCCTCAACGTTTAGGTACCTCTTCTCTCGAAACTCCACCAAATGTTTCTCATTCCACACCAGTTCATCACATGCACCACCCAGTCTTGGCCAAAACCGTTAATGGTGTCACAGTTATGGCTTATCCTAGCTACATGATGTGCAGTCCAACTTTGGTCCATGTTGAAGATGGTGCTACTGATTCTGACAGCGATGTGACAGAGCTTGGATTTTTGCATTCACCATTCACTTCTGGAACTCTTACACCACCTGCAACACCCCTAGTATCACTGTCTTGTGAATTTAATGCCAATACTAGCATTGAATCTCTTcgcaaaaattaa